Proteins encoded together in one Salarias fasciatus chromosome 17, fSalaFa1.1, whole genome shotgun sequence window:
- the smkr1 gene encoding small lysine-rich protein 1, with product MGQLKNPGSRSPARRKGVQKPKKKSSAKPPKTELDPLSPEAIETAYYVAHNAAQFLELRGFGWSKSQKKKKKKGAKRKRKTSSEQCCQDFFPV from the exons ATGGG cCAACTAAAAAACCCGGGAAGTCGAAGCCCGGCAAGAAGAAAGGGAGTTCAAAAACCCAAAAAGAAATCAAGTGCCAAGCCCCCCAAGACGGAGTTGGACCCCCTCAGCCCGGAAGCAATAGAGACTGCCTACTACGTTGCCCACAATGCAGCACAGTTTCTGGAGCTCAGAGGCTTTGGGTGGTCTAAatcacaaaagaagaaaaagaagaagggagcaaaacggaaaagaaaaacaagcagtgaGCAATGCTGCCAAGATTTCTttccagtttga
- the LOC115404403 gene encoding short transmembrane mitochondrial protein 1-like, whose amino-acid sequence MLQFLAGFTLGMLLGCTSLKNYDVPNIAKKIEAFKKTLEAKKKPPE is encoded by the exons ATGCTGCAGTTTCTG GCTGGTTTCACTTTGGGAATGTTGTTGGGATGTACCTCGCTCAAAAACTATGAT gTTCCCAACATAGCCAAGAAAATTGAAGCTTTTAAGAAGACGTTGGAGGCCAAGAAGAAGCCCCCAGAGTGA